The following are encoded in a window of Nibricoccus aquaticus genomic DNA:
- the ribF gene encoding riboflavin biosynthesis protein RibF, whose amino-acid sequence MNTARQIDGLDHAQLPARPLHLAIGMFDGVHLGHRAVIDAAIQSARRSGGLAGVLTFWPHPSALFNPEKATRLIAGPELRARLLGETGVDLVITQPFTPQFAAIEAEWVLPYLKKKLPTLSTVYVGENWRFGQGRRGDIAMLVAEGKKQHIGVVSAQRINHNGEPISSTRIRACLEAGRIEEANELFGYTYFADGVVAAGKRLGRTIGFPTLNIAWEPALRPRFGVYAVRVSGPKSKDAFLPAVANYGLRPTVERSNQPRIEAHLLVDCPFVEGDSVRVEWLKFIRPETKFSSISGLTDQISKDRQEAAAFFGF is encoded by the coding sequence GTGAACACCGCCCGGCAGATCGATGGATTAGATCACGCGCAGTTGCCCGCGCGCCCGTTGCATCTGGCCATCGGCATGTTCGACGGCGTGCATCTCGGCCATCGCGCGGTGATCGACGCGGCGATCCAGTCTGCACGCCGCAGCGGCGGGCTGGCGGGCGTGCTCACGTTCTGGCCGCACCCGAGCGCGTTGTTCAATCCGGAGAAGGCCACGCGGCTGATCGCAGGACCGGAGTTGCGCGCGCGGCTGCTGGGCGAGACGGGCGTGGACTTGGTGATCACGCAGCCGTTCACGCCGCAGTTTGCGGCCATTGAGGCGGAGTGGGTGCTGCCGTATCTCAAGAAAAAGCTCCCGACGTTGAGCACGGTGTACGTTGGTGAGAACTGGCGCTTTGGTCAGGGACGACGCGGTGATATCGCGATGCTGGTGGCGGAGGGGAAGAAGCAGCATATCGGCGTGGTGAGCGCGCAGCGCATCAATCACAATGGCGAGCCGATCAGCAGCACGCGCATCCGCGCCTGTCTGGAGGCGGGCAGGATCGAAGAGGCGAATGAGTTATTCGGTTACACGTACTTCGCTGATGGCGTGGTCGCGGCGGGGAAACGGCTGGGGCGCACGATCGGGTTTCCGACGTTGAACATAGCGTGGGAGCCGGCGTTGCGTCCGCGTTTCGGCGTGTATGCGGTGCGCGTGAGCGGACCTAAATCGAAGGATGCGTTTTTGCCGGCGGTGGCGAATTACGGACTGCGCCCGACGGTGGAGCGCAGCAATCAGCCGCGCATCGAGGCGCACCTGCTCGTCGATTGTCCGTTTGTGGAAGGTGATTCGGTGCGTGTGGAGTGGCTGAAAT
- the truB gene encoding tRNA pseudouridine(55) synthase TruB, translating into MLVQPKELEGVLLVDKPTDHTSHDVIARLRGILKMRRIGHAGTLDPMATGVLVVLLGKATKASQYLMSLDKEYIGTIKLGSVTNTQDAEGEVLETRPVPPLTEAEAKAFMATFVGDQYQLPPMFSAIKIDGVPLYKQARKGEEVEREPRFVRVSSFDMTRFASPEIDFVLRCTKGTYVRTVAHDLGQKIGCGAHLSSLRRTATGKFTISQCLTLEQIQAFSTPELERRLVPVRDAVPTFAL; encoded by the coding sequence ATGCTCGTTCAGCCTAAAGAACTCGAGGGCGTGCTCCTCGTCGATAAACCCACCGATCACACGTCGCATGACGTCATCGCTCGTCTTCGCGGCATTCTGAAGATGCGCCGTATCGGCCATGCGGGCACTCTCGATCCGATGGCGACGGGTGTACTTGTCGTGCTGCTCGGCAAAGCGACCAAGGCGTCGCAGTACCTGATGAGCCTGGACAAGGAGTACATTGGCACGATCAAGCTCGGCAGCGTGACCAACACGCAGGATGCCGAGGGCGAAGTGCTGGAGACGCGGCCGGTGCCGCCACTGACGGAGGCGGAAGCGAAGGCATTCATGGCCACGTTTGTGGGCGATCAGTACCAGCTCCCGCCGATGTTTTCCGCGATCAAGATCGATGGCGTACCGCTCTATAAACAGGCGCGCAAAGGCGAGGAAGTGGAACGCGAGCCGCGTTTCGTCCGCGTGTCGTCATTCGATATGACGCGTTTCGCTTCGCCGGAAATCGACTTCGTGCTCCGCTGTACGAAGGGCACCTATGTGCGCACGGTGGCGCATGATCTGGGCCAGAAGATTGGCTGCGGCGCGCATCTCTCGTCGTTGCGGCGCACGGCGACGGGCAAGTTCACGATCTCGCAATGTCTGACGCTGGAGCAGATCCAGGCTTTTTCCACTCCTGAGCTGGAGCGACGGCTCGTGCCGGTGCGTGACGCGGTTCCGACCTTCGCGCTGTGA
- a CDS encoding DHH family phosphoesterase: MEKYFPALSAEFARTLAALKGRRLAVVGHARPDGDCIGSQVSLARVLRALGHEVICVNTDPVPRRLEYLVGDLSFVRPHEVPATEDWVSLWVDCADAGRAGDKARERFPKPFANIDHHLSNNGYAEHNFIDAGAAAAAEILAGIFADNKLPVDALAAKALFAGIMTDTGQFRFNSTTHRTFLLSAELVALGASPSEAGGEIYERESLGKLQLLQRFLASLTLDCGGLVCTGSLPDGIFQETGTSVEDTEGLVDYARAIDGVEIGVLIEERSGAIKASLRCKNPIYRVDQVAAQFGGGGHACAAGLNLKNIPVAEFRPKLLGALAAQIANVSKTAKSAS, encoded by the coding sequence GTGGAGAAATACTTTCCCGCGCTCTCCGCTGAATTCGCACGGACGCTCGCCGCGCTCAAAGGCCGTCGTCTCGCGGTTGTCGGCCACGCCCGGCCCGATGGCGACTGCATCGGTTCACAAGTCTCGCTTGCGCGCGTGCTACGCGCGCTGGGGCACGAGGTGATCTGCGTGAACACCGATCCGGTGCCGCGTCGATTGGAGTATCTCGTCGGTGATTTGAGTTTCGTGCGTCCGCATGAAGTCCCGGCTACTGAGGATTGGGTATCGTTGTGGGTCGACTGCGCGGATGCCGGTCGCGCGGGTGACAAAGCCCGCGAGCGTTTCCCGAAGCCGTTCGCGAACATCGATCACCATCTTTCGAATAACGGCTACGCCGAGCACAACTTCATCGACGCCGGTGCCGCCGCCGCCGCTGAGATTCTCGCGGGAATTTTTGCCGATAACAAATTGCCGGTCGATGCGCTCGCGGCGAAGGCGCTCTTCGCGGGTATCATGACGGACACCGGCCAGTTTCGCTTCAACTCCACCACGCATCGCACGTTTCTGCTCTCGGCCGAACTCGTCGCGCTTGGCGCGAGTCCGTCCGAAGCGGGCGGTGAAATCTACGAGCGCGAATCGCTCGGAAAACTTCAGCTGCTTCAGCGGTTTCTCGCCTCGCTCACGCTCGATTGTGGCGGGCTCGTTTGCACCGGATCGCTGCCCGACGGTATTTTTCAAGAGACGGGGACGAGCGTCGAAGACACCGAAGGGCTCGTGGATTATGCGCGCGCCATCGATGGCGTGGAGATCGGCGTGCTCATCGAGGAACGCTCAGGCGCGATCAAGGCGAGTTTGCGCTGCAAGAACCCGATCTACCGCGTCGATCAAGTCGCCGCCCAATTCGGCGGTGGCGGCCATGCCTGCGCGGCGGGGCTTAATCTTAAAAATATTCCGGTGGCGGAGTTCCGCCCGAAGCTCCTCGGCGCACTCGCGGCGCAGATCGCGAACGTTTCGAAAACTGCAAAGTCCGCTTCCTGA
- the rbfA gene encoding 30S ribosome-binding factor RbfA — protein MSNRTLRVNELIQREMSSILRKRYQAESLAITIASIDVTPDLLEAKVYVSVLGGDDEAEKKLRWLRKNSQEIRFELGRTIVLKHMPKFTYELDISTARGNRILGILDEIDAKEKAKPAVAPEADDKKGNA, from the coding sequence ATGTCCAACCGCACCCTTCGCGTAAACGAACTCATCCAGCGCGAGATGAGCAGCATCCTCCGCAAGCGCTATCAGGCCGAGTCCCTGGCGATCACCATCGCCTCGATCGATGTCACGCCTGATCTGCTCGAAGCCAAAGTCTATGTCTCCGTGCTCGGTGGCGACGACGAGGCCGAGAAAAAACTCCGCTGGCTGCGCAAGAACTCTCAGGAAATCCGCTTCGAACTCGGCCGCACGATCGTGCTGAAGCACATGCCGAAGTTTACCTACGAGCTCGATATTTCCACGGCGCGCGGCAACCGCATCCTCGGCATTCTGGACGAGATCGATGCGAAGGAAAAAGCGAAGCCCGCCGTTGCACCGGAGGCTGACGATAAAAAGGGGAATGCCTGA
- the infB gene encoding translation initiation factor IF-2, whose protein sequence is MSIRIHELAKRHNMEGKDMLTLLKELNFVAADTKSVSSTVSKIYEEEFEKYIAAKKPASAPAPVAETPAAAAPVESAVADQVSSGVAPAVFTTKQPAGIMVKSAQDIVREKEEAAAKQNKPAPSVMVPPVRPASPPPRPPMPGPTSFAPRPAPTSPPFVSAPISAPKPAPSAPAAVSAPRPVSPPAAVVPPRSSAPSPIAPPPIPARSASPVTPPPFPSSPAFASAPKPLPVSAPGAVPAIPSSATNAPIVTVQGDVKTIHLKPPIIVRDFAPALGLKPFKLISELMEMGIFASMNQNIDETVAVKVAEKHGFLLEIKHRGDASTQQAAKEKQAKAKANPDEEEVKNLVSRPPVICILGHVDHGKTSLLDTIRKANVASGEAGGITQHIGAYQIEFKGKKLTFLDTPGHAAFTKMRSRGASVTDVAILVVAADDGFMPQTDEALKIALGVKEQQPEKFALIVAVNKMDVKGANLDQVKNQMQQRNIAPEDWGGETVTVPVSAIKGTGIDELLEMIILQSEVLELKANPKAEASGAIIESQIDVGRGPLATVIVQRGTLRVGDAIVCGAQWARVRAMFDDQGKNLKEAPPATPVRVIGWSGAPDSGASFKVVKNARDAEKMAEEEEHRLKKITTTSDAAPKQISVESLFANIAATQQKTLKVILKTDVFGSSEAVRHVLEGIKSTKVSLEVVSSDVGLVSKNDVLMAGTGGAIVIGFNTKLENGVTPLAKHHNVRIETFGIIYELADKVKEMMADLLDPDLKEIKLGAAEIRATFPQGKGFVAGCLVTEGKITRNNSARLRRGKEIVYEGKISTLKRFKDDANEVRAGLECGIKLDDFNGYQTGDIIECLEIQKVRASL, encoded by the coding sequence ATGAGCATCCGCATCCACGAACTCGCCAAACGCCACAATATGGAGGGCAAGGACATGCTGACCTTGCTCAAGGAGCTCAACTTCGTCGCCGCAGACACGAAGTCGGTCTCGAGCACCGTCAGTAAGATCTACGAGGAAGAGTTCGAGAAGTACATCGCGGCCAAAAAGCCGGCGAGTGCTCCCGCTCCCGTGGCGGAAACGCCTGCGGCTGCCGCGCCCGTTGAATCGGCCGTCGCCGATCAAGTGTCCTCGGGTGTCGCGCCTGCCGTGTTCACCACCAAGCAGCCCGCCGGAATCATGGTGAAGAGCGCGCAGGACATCGTGCGCGAGAAGGAAGAAGCGGCAGCGAAACAAAATAAACCGGCTCCCTCGGTCATGGTGCCTCCCGTGCGCCCAGCCAGCCCGCCACCGCGCCCACCGATGCCCGGCCCCACCTCGTTTGCGCCGCGTCCAGCACCGACGTCCCCTCCATTTGTGTCGGCACCTATTTCTGCTCCGAAGCCAGCGCCCTCCGCGCCGGCCGCCGTATCGGCTCCGCGCCCGGTTTCACCGCCCGCAGCCGTGGTCCCGCCACGCTCATCCGCGCCGAGCCCGATCGCGCCACCGCCGATTCCTGCGCGCAGCGCGAGTCCGGTTACGCCACCGCCGTTTCCTTCCTCGCCGGCCTTCGCGTCTGCGCCCAAGCCGCTCCCGGTCTCCGCACCCGGCGCCGTTCCCGCGATTCCGAGCAGCGCGACCAACGCGCCGATCGTCACCGTTCAGGGCGATGTGAAAACCATTCACCTGAAGCCGCCGATCATCGTCCGCGACTTTGCCCCGGCTCTGGGCCTTAAGCCATTCAAGCTGATCTCCGAGCTCATGGAGATGGGGATTTTCGCGTCGATGAATCAAAACATCGACGAGACGGTTGCCGTCAAAGTCGCAGAGAAACACGGCTTCCTGCTTGAGATCAAACACCGCGGCGACGCCTCCACGCAGCAGGCCGCCAAGGAAAAACAGGCCAAGGCCAAGGCTAATCCCGACGAAGAAGAGGTTAAGAATCTCGTCTCGCGTCCTCCGGTTATTTGCATCCTCGGCCACGTTGACCACGGAAAGACCTCGCTGCTCGACACGATCCGTAAAGCCAACGTCGCCTCGGGCGAAGCCGGCGGCATCACGCAGCACATCGGCGCCTACCAGATCGAATTCAAAGGCAAGAAGCTCACCTTCCTGGATACGCCCGGCCACGCCGCGTTCACCAAGATGCGTTCCCGCGGCGCCAGCGTCACCGACGTTGCGATCCTTGTGGTCGCCGCCGACGACGGCTTCATGCCGCAGACAGATGAAGCGCTGAAAATTGCGCTCGGCGTGAAAGAGCAGCAGCCCGAGAAATTCGCGCTCATCGTCGCCGTCAACAAGATGGACGTCAAAGGTGCCAACCTCGATCAGGTCAAAAACCAGATGCAGCAGCGCAACATCGCCCCTGAAGACTGGGGTGGCGAAACAGTCACCGTTCCGGTTTCCGCGATCAAGGGCACCGGCATCGACGAACTTCTGGAGATGATCATTCTCCAATCCGAAGTTCTCGAGTTGAAGGCCAACCCGAAGGCTGAGGCCAGCGGCGCGATTATCGAATCTCAGATCGACGTCGGTCGCGGTCCTCTCGCGACCGTCATCGTCCAGCGCGGCACGCTCCGTGTCGGCGACGCGATCGTCTGCGGCGCTCAATGGGCCCGCGTCCGCGCGATGTTCGACGATCAAGGCAAGAACCTCAAAGAGGCTCCGCCCGCCACACCGGTTCGCGTCATCGGCTGGTCCGGTGCGCCTGACAGCGGTGCGTCCTTCAAGGTCGTGAAGAATGCCCGCGATGCCGAGAAGATGGCTGAAGAAGAGGAGCATCGCCTCAAGAAGATCACGACCACGAGCGATGCCGCTCCGAAGCAGATCTCGGTGGAAAGCCTCTTCGCCAACATTGCCGCTACACAGCAGAAGACGCTCAAGGTAATCCTCAAGACGGATGTCTTCGGCTCTTCTGAAGCCGTGCGCCACGTGCTCGAAGGAATCAAGAGCACCAAGGTCTCGCTCGAAGTCGTTTCCTCCGACGTCGGGCTTGTCTCAAAAAACGACGTGCTCATGGCCGGCACAGGCGGTGCGATCGTCATCGGTTTCAACACCAAGCTGGAGAATGGCGTCACGCCGCTGGCAAAGCATCACAACGTCCGCATCGAGACCTTCGGCATCATCTACGAACTCGCCGACAAGGTGAAAGAGATGATGGCCGACCTGCTCGATCCCGATCTCAAGGAGATCAAGCTCGGCGCCGCCGAGATCCGCGCCACCTTCCCGCAAGGCAAGGGCTTCGTCGCCGGCTGTCTCGTCACCGAAGGCAAGATCACCCGCAACAACTCCGCGCGTCTGCGCCGCGGCAAAGAGATCGTTTACGAAGGCAAGATCTCCACGCTCAAGCGCTTCAAGGACGACGCCAACGAAGTCCGCGCCGGCCTCGAGTGCGGTATCAAGCTCGACGATTTCAACGGTTACCAGACCGGCGATATCATTGAGTGCCTTGAAATTCAAAAAGTGCGCGCTTCGCTCTAA
- the nusA gene encoding transcription termination factor NusA has translation MSSEILSVLEYMEKEKGISRADMISAIVNAIKTAALKGVNSGQEIKIEINPKNGQLKAWSVLKVVDSVSNPRAEIHIEKAQSLKPGAVMGELIEKEIDPATLGRIAAQTARQAVMQKLRQFEKDRIYDDFKDMVGNIVTGTVRRKERNDIFVDLGKAEALLPGKEQVPGEEYQAGDRIRCLLTSIDSSPRGPEIILSRASPKFVRRLFEVEVTEISDGTVKIEAFAREPGYRTKIAVSTKDPKVDPVGACVGARGARVKTIVRELNGEKIDIIKHYADVKEMTKEALKPAEPKDIILDEKNHRIVVKVIPDQLAVAIGKGGKNVRLTSRLLGWRLEVEELKVVSSDPREVALSSMVTTLGIDRPTAERLFGIGINSPAAFEGVELNDLQEAGFSEEEAQALLARIVR, from the coding sequence ATGAGCAGCGAAATTCTATCCGTCCTTGAGTATATGGAGAAGGAGAAGGGGATCAGTCGTGCCGACATGATTTCCGCGATCGTCAACGCGATCAAGACTGCCGCGCTCAAGGGAGTTAACTCGGGTCAGGAAATCAAAATCGAGATCAACCCCAAGAACGGTCAGCTCAAGGCTTGGTCGGTTCTCAAGGTCGTCGATTCCGTCAGCAACCCACGCGCGGAGATCCACATCGAAAAAGCCCAGTCGCTCAAGCCCGGTGCTGTGATGGGTGAACTGATCGAAAAAGAAATCGATCCCGCCACGCTCGGCCGCATCGCCGCCCAGACCGCGCGTCAGGCAGTGATGCAGAAGCTGCGGCAGTTCGAGAAGGACCGCATTTACGACGACTTCAAGGACATGGTTGGCAACATTGTGACCGGCACCGTGCGTCGCAAAGAGCGCAACGACATCTTCGTCGATCTCGGCAAAGCCGAGGCGTTGCTTCCCGGCAAAGAACAAGTCCCCGGTGAAGAATACCAGGCTGGTGATCGCATCCGCTGCTTGCTCACGTCGATCGACTCGTCGCCACGCGGACCTGAAATCATTCTCAGCCGAGCCAGCCCGAAATTTGTCCGCCGCCTGTTTGAAGTCGAAGTCACCGAGATCTCTGACGGTACCGTCAAGATCGAGGCCTTTGCCCGTGAACCGGGTTACCGTACTAAGATCGCTGTCTCCACGAAAGACCCGAAGGTCGATCCCGTCGGCGCTTGCGTCGGTGCCCGTGGCGCTCGCGTGAAGACCATCGTGCGTGAGCTCAACGGTGAGAAAATCGACATCATCAAGCACTACGCCGACGTCAAAGAGATGACCAAGGAGGCGCTTAAACCCGCCGAGCCGAAGGACATCATCCTCGACGAAAAAAATCACCGCATTGTTGTGAAGGTTATCCCGGATCAGCTCGCGGTGGCCATCGGCAAAGGTGGAAAAAATGTCCGCCTCACCTCGCGCCTGCTCGGCTGGCGCCTGGAAGTGGAAGAGTTGAAAGTGGTTTCCAGCGATCCGCGCGAAGTGGCGCTGTCATCGATGGTCACGACTCTCGGCATCGACCGCCCGACTGCGGAACGTCTCTTCGGCATCGGCATCAATTCGCCCGCAGCCTTCGAAGGCGTGGAGCTCAACGATCTTCAGGAGGCTGGCTTCTCGGAGGAGGAGGCTCAGGCCCTGCTGGCTCGCATCGTTCGCTAA
- a CDS encoding DUF2851 family protein — translation MRKTSGGGGEGMAVAEIQGLYGAFSFPEKLLQQIWLRGEFDARELRTADGRHIEILHPGRWNLLGGPDFKGARLRIGDSLTTGDVELHLHAADWRAHGHASDPAYANVVLHVVLFPGAERVTPGVGGRELPLLVLLPLLHHDLEEYAADAAVERLANHPLTRAHEALAALSESALREELDRHSRERWRQKIHYAKTRIDRLGWSGACHHTALEILGYRANRAPMLALAAVHPLETWVKLTTAPDREAFVFGILSEPEASWRWSAQGVRPANHPRTRLRQYAEWVSARPGWPERLIALFAQLPKLADKASAPTCTAQLRKRGDFRASRTRFADEICAEVVGGSRLDTLICDGFWPLLAARDDSRADEIGVWWRHWFSGDVPEKWLALLRGLRVIGGRDWPACHGSSQGLLGWLLAEEKKQDFGDSAEGRRT, via the coding sequence ATGAGAAAAACTTCCGGCGGGGGCGGGGAGGGCATGGCCGTGGCGGAGATCCAAGGACTCTACGGCGCGTTCTCCTTTCCTGAAAAACTCCTTCAACAAATCTGGCTGCGCGGGGAATTCGACGCGCGCGAACTCCGGACGGCTGACGGCCGGCACATCGAAATCCTGCATCCCGGTCGCTGGAATCTGCTCGGTGGCCCTGACTTCAAGGGCGCCCGGTTGCGTATCGGCGATTCCCTGACGACGGGCGATGTCGAACTGCATCTCCACGCGGCCGACTGGCGCGCGCACGGCCACGCGAGCGATCCAGCGTACGCGAATGTTGTTCTCCACGTCGTGCTTTTCCCCGGTGCGGAACGCGTGACGCCCGGCGTCGGCGGACGTGAGCTCCCGCTGCTGGTTTTATTACCGTTGCTGCATCACGATCTCGAAGAGTACGCGGCTGATGCGGCGGTGGAGCGGCTGGCAAATCATCCGCTGACACGTGCGCACGAGGCGCTGGCGGCGCTGAGCGAGTCCGCGTTGCGTGAGGAGTTGGACCGGCACTCGCGGGAACGTTGGCGGCAAAAAATCCATTATGCGAAGACCCGCATCGACCGGCTCGGCTGGTCTGGCGCGTGCCATCACACCGCGCTGGAGATTCTTGGCTACCGTGCGAACCGCGCCCCGATGCTCGCGTTGGCGGCGGTTCATCCACTGGAGACTTGGGTAAAACTCACGACAGCTCCGGACCGTGAAGCATTCGTTTTCGGGATTTTGAGCGAGCCTGAAGCCTCGTGGCGTTGGAGCGCCCAAGGCGTGCGCCCAGCGAATCATCCGCGTACGCGGCTGCGGCAGTATGCGGAGTGGGTGAGTGCGCGCCCCGGATGGCCCGAACGCTTGATCGCTCTTTTTGCCCAACTGCCTAAGCTCGCCGACAAAGCCTCCGCGCCGACCTGCACCGCCCAGCTCCGTAAACGCGGGGACTTTCGTGCATCGAGAACCCGTTTCGCGGACGAGATCTGCGCGGAGGTTGTTGGTGGTTCACGCTTGGACACTTTGATCTGCGATGGTTTCTGGCCGCTGCTCGCCGCACGCGATGATTCACGGGCCGACGAGATAGGCGTGTGGTGGCGTCATTGGTTTTCCGGAGACGTTCCGGAGAAGTGGCTCGCGTTGCTGCGCGGACTTCGCGTCATCGGCGGTCGCGACTGGCCTGCGTGTCATGGTTCCTCGCAAGGTTTGCTCGGTTGGTTGCTCGCCGAGGAGAAAAAGCAGGATTTTGGCGATAGCGCAGAGGGGCGCAGGACTTGA
- a CDS encoding NYN domain-containing protein has translation MAFEKHLLIDGSNSLHAWPELRALLKRDRDAARATLSQRVSVLHDVEQLRVTLVFDGRGGELVIERPSGHATFTHLYTPSGTTADDVIEQLVGNSVDASLCLVATDDRAERQTIEALGAAGISSNELLAQIGRADERQRTQVSGLRRENEREWRRPKS, from the coding sequence GTGGCCTTTGAGAAACATCTGCTCATCGACGGATCGAATAGCCTGCACGCGTGGCCGGAGCTGCGGGCGTTATTGAAACGTGACCGAGATGCCGCGCGCGCCACGCTCTCGCAACGTGTGAGTGTGCTCCACGATGTTGAGCAGCTGCGGGTGACGCTCGTGTTCGACGGTCGTGGCGGCGAACTCGTCATCGAGCGGCCGTCGGGGCACGCGACGTTCACGCATCTTTACACACCCAGCGGCACGACGGCCGATGATGTGATCGAGCAACTCGTGGGAAACTCGGTGGACGCTTCCCTCTGTCTGGTCGCGACCGATGATCGCGCCGAGCGCCAGACAATCGAAGCGCTGGGAGCGGCGGGGATTTCCTCGAATGAGCTGCTGGCGCAGATCGGTCGCGCAGACGAGCGACAGCGTACACAAGTGTCTGGACTGCGCCGCGAGAATGAGCGGGAGTGGCGGCGTCCCAAATCATGA